A part of Dermacentor variabilis isolate Ectoservices chromosome 10, ASM5094787v1, whole genome shotgun sequence genomic DNA contains:
- the LOC142559879 gene encoding uncharacterized protein LOC142559879: MRHPRAKHQCNTVTYCSSRLAKRQHLSKESRPVHVRGRVGRRVLVGEPPLSAPERLDQVLDSLPVLQHRIWRHIVQRGQVDCGVQGIFSGQHCGLKSGRVRTCPILGIAHTNEVRERRHGKRYSLTIERVHSKKKAGSPDCELLGVPPSNTTSEFPGDLLAESGDDGEDVPIADFGRDSLE, encoded by the exons ATGCGTCATCCCCGGGCCAAGCATCAGTGCAACACGGTGACCTACTGCTCGAGTCGGCTCGCCAAG CGCCAGCATCTGTCCAAAGAATCCCGCCCTGTACACGTCCGTGGGCGCGTTGGTCGGAGGGTCCTGGTCGGAGAGCCCCCATTGTCGGCACCGGAACGCCTCGACCAAGTTCTGGACTCGCTGCCTGTACTCCAGCATCGCATCTGGAGACATATTGTCCAGCGTGGCCAGGTGGACTGCGGTGTGCAAG GCATCTTCAGTGGACAACATTGCGGATTGAAAAGCGGGCGAGTTAGGACCTGTCCAATCTTGGGCatcgcacacacaaacgaagtaCGAGAAAGAAGACATGGCAAGCGCTATAGCCTAACAATTGAAAGGGTTCATTCCAAGAAAAAG GCAGGCAGCCCAGACTGTGAGCTGCTTGGTGTACCTCCATCCAACACGACCAGTGAATTTCCG GGCGACCTGCTCGCCGAAAGTGGCGATGATGGCGAGGATGTCCCCATCGCGGACTTCGGACGAGACTCCCTAGAGTAG